A window from Microbacterium ginsengiterrae encodes these proteins:
- a CDS encoding Rv2175c family DNA-binding protein yields the protein MSDAGEAPALEWLTTPDLVEVLGEPLGRVRRLIAEQYLVGSTRNGAFAVPSVFIVDGHPLASLRGTIIVLADAGFTDDEIIDWLLTEEEELGRTPIAALLDGHKSSVRRVARTLA from the coding sequence GTGTCTGATGCAGGAGAAGCCCCCGCCCTCGAATGGCTGACCACCCCCGATCTCGTCGAGGTCCTCGGCGAACCGCTCGGACGGGTCCGCCGGCTCATCGCCGAGCAGTACCTGGTCGGGTCCACGCGCAACGGTGCGTTCGCCGTGCCGAGCGTGTTCATCGTCGACGGTCATCCGTTGGCGTCGCTGCGCGGCACGATCATCGTGCTCGCGGATGCCGGGTTCACCGACGACGAGATCATCGACTGGCTCCTCACCGAAGAAGAGGAACTGGGGCGCACCCCCATCGCCGCCCTCCTCGACGGACACAAGAGCTCCGTGCGCCGCGTGGCGCGCACCCTCGCCTGA
- a CDS encoding peptidoglycan D,D-transpeptidase FtsI family protein has product MTTRATRGPRRRTVVALAVILAVLSAFVVRLVDIQVVSANEHVEDSLHVGNLGSTETIHGDRGSIVDANGITLASSVKVYDAQLSPSLIMQLESDEDRPPKVSWHEAAERIAEIVGQDADKLRAAVAANLEENPHSQYYQLANGLSTEKYLELRDLGLVYLAAKPRETRVYPNGAVAGNVVGYVDNAGEGQAGVEQMNAECLAPTSGERTYLRGKDGVVIPGSERTVDAVDGGTVQLTINSDLQWYLQQMIAEEAQKQAAKAGTVTVVEVATGKIRAAAEWPSLDPNDLDASSPDDWGTRVFGTTFEPGSTFKAITAAAALDTGAVDMKTTISAAGRETFPNGAVINDPFRHDTYQYTIAGALIDSSNVALSKIGTTIDSQTRFEYMQKFGVGDKTISFPREEGGVVHAPENWDSQTLYATTFGQAFTVTAPQVAGAYQAIANGGEKIDLSLLESCTTGEGDVVTPPAPHREQIISEKTAAEVTRMLENVSVQGGLSQQIEVPGYRVATKTGTAQKADGGGYIAGKYFTSMVGFAPVDDPQYVVVVTLDEPTKVVSSAATAPAFQKAMTQVLKTYRVSPSTTPMDELLPKYN; this is encoded by the coding sequence ATGACGACACGAGCAACGCGCGGCCCGCGCCGCCGAACCGTCGTCGCCCTCGCGGTGATCCTCGCCGTCCTCTCCGCCTTCGTCGTCCGACTCGTCGACATCCAGGTGGTCAGCGCCAACGAGCACGTCGAGGACTCGCTTCACGTGGGAAACCTGGGAAGCACCGAGACCATCCACGGCGACCGCGGATCGATCGTCGATGCGAACGGCATCACCCTCGCCTCCAGCGTCAAGGTCTACGACGCCCAGCTGAGCCCGAGCCTGATCATGCAGCTCGAGAGCGACGAGGACCGTCCGCCGAAGGTCTCGTGGCACGAGGCCGCCGAAAGGATCGCGGAGATCGTCGGACAGGACGCCGACAAGCTTCGCGCGGCTGTCGCCGCCAATCTCGAGGAGAACCCTCACTCGCAGTACTACCAACTCGCGAACGGACTGAGCACCGAGAAGTATCTTGAACTGCGCGATCTCGGCCTCGTGTACCTCGCCGCGAAGCCACGCGAGACTCGGGTCTATCCGAACGGTGCCGTCGCCGGAAACGTCGTCGGGTATGTCGACAACGCCGGTGAGGGGCAGGCCGGCGTCGAGCAGATGAACGCCGAGTGCCTCGCGCCGACGAGCGGGGAGCGCACCTACCTCCGCGGCAAGGACGGGGTCGTCATCCCCGGGAGCGAACGGACGGTGGATGCCGTCGACGGCGGCACGGTCCAGCTGACGATCAACAGCGATCTGCAGTGGTACCTCCAGCAGATGATCGCCGAGGAGGCGCAGAAGCAGGCGGCGAAGGCGGGAACGGTCACGGTCGTCGAGGTGGCGACGGGCAAGATCCGCGCGGCCGCGGAATGGCCGTCCCTCGACCCCAACGACCTGGACGCATCATCGCCCGACGACTGGGGGACGCGCGTGTTCGGCACGACATTCGAACCGGGCTCGACGTTCAAGGCCATCACTGCGGCGGCCGCGCTGGACACCGGCGCCGTGGACATGAAGACCACCATCTCCGCCGCCGGCCGGGAGACCTTCCCCAATGGAGCCGTCATCAACGACCCCTTCCGGCACGACACCTATCAGTACACGATCGCCGGGGCGCTCATCGACTCGTCCAACGTCGCGCTGTCCAAGATCGGAACCACGATCGATTCGCAGACGCGCTTCGAGTACATGCAGAAGTTCGGGGTCGGCGACAAGACGATCTCCTTCCCCCGCGAAGAGGGCGGTGTCGTCCACGCGCCCGAGAACTGGGACAGCCAGACGCTGTACGCCACGACGTTCGGTCAGGCGTTCACGGTGACGGCGCCCCAGGTGGCCGGCGCGTACCAGGCGATCGCCAACGGAGGAGAGAAGATCGATCTCTCCCTGCTGGAGTCGTGCACGACCGGAGAGGGCGACGTGGTGACGCCACCCGCACCGCACCGGGAACAGATCATCTCCGAGAAGACCGCCGCTGAGGTGACGCGGATGCTGGAGAACGTGTCGGTGCAGGGCGGTCTGAGCCAGCAGATCGAAGTCCCGGGTTACCGGGTGGCGACCAAGACCGGTACCGCACAGAAGGCCGACGGCGGCGGATACATCGCCGGGAAGTACTTCACCAGCATGGTCGGCTTCGCGCCGGTCGATGACCCGCAGTACGTCGTGGTGGTAACTCTGGACGAGCCGACTAAGGTTGTATCGTCCGCAGCGACAGCTCCTGCTTTCCAGAAGGCGATGACCCAGGTCCTGAAGACCTACCGCGTCTCGCCGTCCACCACCCCGATGGACGAGCTGCTCCCGAAGTACAACTAG
- the rsmH gene encoding 16S rRNA (cytosine(1402)-N(4))-methyltransferase RsmH, which yields MNLRDIHTPVLLERCVELMAPALTADGAVVVDATLGMGGHSEALLERFPNIRLVGLDRDTDALRIAGERLARFSDRTTFIHTVYNEIGRYVQDASAILMDLGVSSLQLDEADRGFAYSKDAPLDMRMDQTDGITAAEVLATYSEGNLRRIFERYGEEKLAARYARFIVQARADKPFVRSQDLVDVLQAATPAAAQRTGHPAKRVFQALRIEVNAELSVLADAIPAAMDALAVGGRIVVMSYQSLEDRLVKQAFAAASASTAPAGLPVELPEHAPRFRTLTKGAEMAGEEEKARNPRAIPVRLRAAERVRKAA from the coding sequence ATGAACCTCCGCGACATCCACACCCCGGTTCTGCTCGAACGCTGCGTCGAGCTGATGGCTCCTGCCCTCACCGCCGATGGCGCCGTCGTCGTCGATGCGACGCTCGGCATGGGCGGTCACTCCGAGGCGCTGCTCGAACGGTTCCCGAACATCCGTCTGGTCGGCCTCGACCGTGACACCGACGCACTGCGCATCGCAGGGGAGCGGTTGGCCCGCTTCTCCGACCGCACCACCTTCATCCACACCGTCTACAACGAGATCGGCCGATACGTCCAGGACGCCTCGGCCATCCTCATGGACCTCGGTGTCTCCTCCCTCCAGCTGGACGAGGCGGACCGGGGCTTCGCGTACTCCAAGGACGCACCGCTGGACATGCGCATGGACCAGACCGACGGGATCACCGCGGCAGAGGTCCTGGCGACCTACAGCGAGGGAAACCTGCGCCGCATCTTCGAGCGCTACGGCGAGGAGAAACTCGCCGCACGATACGCGCGCTTCATCGTCCAGGCACGTGCGGACAAGCCCTTCGTGCGCTCTCAGGATCTCGTCGACGTGCTGCAGGCGGCCACTCCGGCGGCGGCTCAGCGCACCGGCCACCCGGCCAAGCGGGTGTTCCAGGCGCTGCGCATCGAGGTCAACGCCGAGCTGAGCGTTCTCGCCGACGCGATCCCCGCAGCCATGGACGCCCTCGCCGTCGGCGGCCGCATCGTCGTCATGAGCTACCAGTCCCTGGAGGACCGGCTCGTCAAGCAGGCGTTCGCCGCGGCATCCGCGTCCACGGCGCCCGCAGGACTCCCCGTCGAACTGCCGGAGCACGCCCCCCGGTTCCGCACCCTGACCAAGGGGGCCGAGATGGCCGGCGAGGAAGAGAAGGCGCGCAACCCGCGTGCGATCCCGGTGCGTCTGCGCGCCGCAGAGCGAGTGAGGAAGGCAGCATGA
- the mraY gene encoding phospho-N-acetylmuramoyl-pentapeptide-transferase, giving the protein MRSLLMAAAISLAFTLFLTPVFLRLFRRWGWGQVIRTPEDIANPSHEAKRGTPTMGGVIFIVGTIVGYFTGVYAGGTTPALSAILVLWLMVGFGAVGFIDDYMKVRSQRSLGLSGWRKVIGQLVVMVPFGVVALNFPNQFGQTPASGSISLFRDISWLNLFAFGVVIGWIVYLIWIAVIGIATSNSVNLTDGLDGLAAGAGVFVVGAYSLIAFWQFKQSCAGTGVDPGALDACYEVRDPFNLAIIAASFAAGLIGFLWWNAPKAKVFMGDVGSMAIGGVITAMAILTRTELLLFIIAGIFVLSSGSVILQRAYFKITRGKRLFLMSPFHHHLEMRGWPEVTIVVRLWIIAGLLAVAAVGLFYVEWLTLI; this is encoded by the coding sequence GTGAGATCACTCCTCATGGCGGCTGCGATATCGCTCGCCTTCACCCTCTTCCTCACTCCCGTCTTCCTCCGGCTGTTCCGTCGCTGGGGATGGGGGCAGGTCATCCGCACGCCCGAGGACATCGCCAATCCGAGCCACGAGGCCAAGCGCGGCACCCCGACCATGGGTGGAGTCATCTTCATCGTCGGCACGATCGTCGGATACTTCACCGGCGTCTACGCCGGGGGGACCACACCGGCGCTGTCAGCGATCCTCGTGCTGTGGCTGATGGTCGGCTTCGGCGCGGTGGGCTTCATTGACGATTACATGAAGGTCCGATCCCAGCGGAGCCTCGGACTGTCCGGCTGGCGCAAGGTCATCGGTCAGCTCGTCGTGATGGTGCCGTTCGGCGTCGTCGCCCTGAACTTCCCCAACCAGTTCGGTCAGACCCCGGCGAGCGGGTCGATCTCGCTGTTCCGCGACATCTCCTGGCTCAACCTCTTCGCGTTCGGCGTCGTCATCGGCTGGATCGTCTACCTGATCTGGATCGCCGTCATCGGGATCGCGACATCCAACAGTGTCAATCTCACCGACGGTCTCGACGGACTCGCCGCCGGCGCCGGGGTCTTCGTCGTCGGTGCGTACAGCCTCATCGCGTTCTGGCAGTTCAAGCAGTCCTGCGCGGGGACAGGGGTCGATCCCGGCGCCCTCGACGCCTGCTACGAGGTGCGCGATCCGTTCAACCTCGCGATCATCGCCGCGTCCTTCGCGGCCGGCCTGATCGGATTCCTGTGGTGGAACGCGCCCAAGGCGAAGGTCTTCATGGGCGACGTCGGGTCCATGGCCATCGGCGGCGTCATCACCGCGATGGCCATCCTCACTCGCACCGAACTGCTGCTGTTCATCATCGCCGGCATCTTCGTGCTCTCCTCCGGTTCCGTGATCCTGCAGCGGGCCTACTTCAAGATCACCCGGGGCAAGCGCCTGTTCCTCATGAGCCCGTTCCACCACCACCTCGAGATGCGGGGTTGGCCGGAGGTGACGATCGTCGTCCGACTGTGGATCATCGCCGGCCTTCTCGCCGTCGCCGCGGTCGGGCTGTTCTACGTCGAATGGTTGACCCTGATATGA
- the mraZ gene encoding division/cell wall cluster transcriptional repressor MraZ, with protein sequence MLLGTHSPKLDDKGRVILPAKFREDLGGGIVVTRGQERCLYVFSTAEFEAMHERIRQAPLSNKQARDFLRMFLSGASAEMPDSQNRITIPAHLRQYAGLEKELVVTGVGAHAEIWDAAAWNDYLAAGEETYSDLEQEVIPGLF encoded by the coding sequence ATGTTGTTGGGAACGCACTCCCCGAAACTGGACGACAAAGGTCGCGTCATCCTGCCGGCCAAGTTTCGCGAGGACCTCGGCGGCGGCATCGTCGTCACGCGCGGTCAGGAGCGCTGCCTCTACGTGTTCAGCACGGCGGAGTTCGAAGCGATGCATGAGCGGATCCGGCAAGCGCCGCTCAGCAACAAGCAGGCCCGCGACTTCCTGCGCATGTTCCTCTCCGGGGCGAGCGCGGAGATGCCTGACAGCCAGAACCGCATCACCATCCCCGCTCATCTCCGGCAGTATGCAGGGCTCGAGAAGGAGCTCGTCGTCACCGGCGTCGGCGCGCACGCCGAGATCTGGGATGCCGCGGCATGGAACGACTACCTCGCAGCAGGCGAGGAGACCTACTCCGATCTCGAGCAGGAGGTGATCCCGGGACTCTTCTGA
- a CDS encoding UDP-N-acetylmuramoyl-tripeptide--D-alanyl-D-alanine ligase, translating into MIALSFAEIAAVTGGDLRVAGTDTAQTVADGVVDTDSRNMRAGGIFVAKPGAETDGHRFVGAAVEAGAVLAIVEHVVDAPVSQIVVPDAVAALGALARAVVAKVRAAGDLKIVGITGSNGKTTTKNLLHRVLQEEGETVAPINSYNNEVGAPVTMLRVTESTRYLVSEFGAAGPGSIAHLAGLVEPDVAVVLMVGLAHAGGFGGIEATAKAKAELIAAARPGGTAILNADDPRVWAMREIAHDRGMNVIGFGQGADAEVRASGIQVAADGTRATITVAGESFPLHLQVLGAHHISNALAAIAAARVLGVPAEVAIARIETVEVAERWRMQPMGSDRVRIINDAYNASPDSMAAALRTLAQITGPDERTVAVLGAMSELGDSAGEEHDRIGLLAVRLNIRRIVVVGPEARRLYLAAVGEGSWDSEAVHLPDQEAAFEYLRTELRDGDRVLVKSSNSVGLRHLGDRLGELFS; encoded by the coding sequence ATGATCGCTCTGTCGTTCGCCGAGATCGCCGCCGTCACCGGTGGTGATCTGCGTGTCGCCGGTACCGACACCGCCCAGACCGTCGCCGACGGCGTCGTGGACACCGACTCGCGGAACATGCGCGCAGGAGGGATCTTCGTCGCCAAACCCGGCGCGGAGACCGACGGCCACCGGTTCGTCGGCGCAGCGGTCGAAGCGGGTGCCGTCCTCGCGATCGTCGAGCACGTCGTCGACGCTCCGGTGTCGCAGATCGTCGTGCCGGATGCCGTCGCCGCTCTCGGTGCACTGGCCAGAGCGGTCGTCGCCAAGGTCAGAGCAGCGGGCGACCTGAAGATCGTCGGCATCACCGGCTCCAACGGCAAGACGACGACGAAGAACCTTCTGCACCGCGTCCTGCAGGAAGAGGGAGAGACGGTCGCGCCGATCAATTCCTACAACAACGAAGTCGGCGCTCCCGTCACGATGCTCCGCGTCACCGAGAGCACCCGCTACCTCGTCAGCGAGTTCGGCGCAGCGGGACCGGGGAGCATCGCACACCTCGCCGGCCTCGTCGAGCCCGACGTCGCCGTGGTCCTCATGGTGGGGCTGGCGCACGCCGGAGGGTTCGGAGGCATCGAGGCGACGGCGAAGGCGAAGGCTGAGCTGATCGCCGCCGCACGGCCAGGGGGAACAGCCATCCTCAACGCCGACGACCCCCGCGTCTGGGCGATGAGGGAGATCGCGCACGACCGCGGGATGAACGTCATCGGTTTCGGCCAGGGCGCGGATGCCGAGGTGCGCGCATCCGGCATCCAGGTCGCCGCCGACGGCACCAGAGCGACCATCACGGTCGCAGGCGAATCGTTCCCGCTCCATCTGCAGGTCCTCGGCGCCCACCACATCTCCAACGCACTGGCCGCGATCGCCGCTGCGCGCGTGCTCGGTGTGCCGGCGGAGGTGGCGATCGCGCGCATCGAGACCGTCGAGGTCGCCGAACGATGGCGGATGCAGCCGATGGGCAGCGACCGCGTGCGCATCATCAACGACGCCTACAACGCGAGCCCCGATTCGATGGCCGCAGCCCTGCGCACGCTCGCGCAGATCACCGGTCCCGATGAGCGCACCGTCGCCGTCCTCGGCGCGATGAGCGAACTCGGCGACAGTGCGGGGGAGGAGCACGACCGCATCGGACTGCTCGCCGTCCGACTCAACATCCGGCGGATCGTCGTCGTCGGCCCTGAGGCGCGGAGGCTGTACCTCGCCGCCGTGGGTGAAGGGTCGTGGGACAGCGAAGCGGTCCACCTGCCCGATCAGGAGGCCGCGTTCGAGTACCTGCGCACAGAGCTGCGCGACGGCGACCGCGTGCTCGTGAAATCGTCCAATTCCGTGGGGCTCCGGCATCTCGGCGATCGTCTGGGAGAATTGTTCTCGTGA
- a CDS encoding polyprenyl synthetase family protein: MPLSTQVQQAVATRLDRFFDGLRTESAEYGPDAALFLDAADETLQGGKRLRARFCHSGWRAVARFADRGATETDPLWDLCASLEIFQSAALVHDDLIDNSDTRRGRPAAHRALQQRHVGQTWAGDPEAFGRSSAILLGDLLISWSDDLLEQALAGHPFAAQVRSVYARMRRDVTVGQFLDIAEESAWKVSPDDEHAQRALRVVSLKAARYSIEQPLALGAAFAGADADQSAALRAFGLPIGMAFQLRDDVLGVFGDESVTGKPAGDDLREGKRTVLIALTRERLDASARRLIDEMLGDPQLDKDQVAALQATIAGSGALERVEEMITAYAAEADRALVGARLDNASVSDLRDLARAATVRTA; the protein is encoded by the coding sequence GTGCCCCTCTCCACCCAAGTCCAGCAGGCGGTCGCCACCCGTCTGGATCGCTTCTTCGACGGCCTGCGGACGGAGTCGGCGGAGTACGGCCCCGACGCCGCGCTCTTCCTCGATGCGGCCGACGAGACCCTGCAGGGCGGCAAGCGGCTGCGCGCGCGTTTCTGTCACTCCGGATGGCGCGCCGTCGCCCGCTTCGCGGATCGCGGCGCGACCGAGACGGACCCGCTGTGGGACCTGTGCGCGTCGCTCGAGATCTTCCAGTCCGCCGCGCTCGTGCATGACGATCTCATCGACAACTCCGACACCCGCCGCGGCCGCCCCGCAGCCCATCGCGCTCTCCAGCAGCGCCACGTGGGGCAGACATGGGCGGGCGACCCCGAGGCGTTCGGCCGGTCCTCGGCGATCCTGCTCGGCGACCTGTTGATCTCGTGGAGCGACGACCTGCTGGAGCAGGCGCTGGCCGGACACCCGTTCGCCGCCCAGGTGCGCTCCGTCTACGCCCGCATGCGACGGGACGTGACGGTCGGTCAGTTCCTCGACATCGCGGAGGAGTCGGCGTGGAAGGTCAGCCCGGATGACGAGCACGCCCAGCGAGCGCTCCGCGTGGTCTCACTGAAGGCGGCCAGGTACAGCATCGAGCAACCACTGGCCCTCGGCGCGGCGTTCGCCGGCGCGGACGCCGACCAGAGCGCCGCCCTGCGCGCCTTCGGACTCCCGATCGGGATGGCGTTCCAGCTGCGCGATGACGTGCTGGGTGTCTTCGGCGACGAGTCGGTGACGGGAAAGCCCGCCGGTGACGACCTGCGGGAGGGCAAGCGGACCGTGCTGATCGCTCTCACGAGGGAGCGCCTCGACGCCTCGGCGCGCCGCCTCATCGACGAGATGCTCGGCGACCCGCAGCTGGACAAGGATCAGGTGGCCGCCCTGCAGGCGACGATCGCGGGATCCGGAGCGCTGGAGAGGGTCGAGGAGATGATCACCGCGTATGCCGCGGAGGCCGATCGCGCACTCGTCGGTGCGCGTCTGGACAACGCGTCCGTCAGCGACCTGCGCGACCTCGCCAGGGCGGCGACGGTGCGAACGGCCTGA
- a CDS encoding LysM peptidoglycan-binding domain-containing protein, with product MSAPAAIVGVLAGSLSAVPAPAAATSDTAPVPTRTGKAATPPSATRVTPAVTAPTTYTVQSGDTVSAIAERFGLPTADVLAWNGLGWRSVIYPGQTIALAPSTTAPTPAPQTAAPAASTSHTVVAGDTVFAIAQKHGTTVDALLAANGLDRQSIIYPGQSLAIADAAPAPAPAPAPAASETAPSTALNAPQAENATLIIRIGRELGVADRGIMIALGTAMVESWLRNLDWGDRDSLGLFQQRPSTGWGTPDQIMDRGHSIRSFFLGASNPDGTTTRGLLDVPGWESMSFADAAQAVQISAHPERYAAWESAAQEWIALYG from the coding sequence ATGAGTGCGCCGGCAGCCATCGTCGGAGTACTCGCCGGATCCCTGAGCGCGGTCCCCGCACCGGCGGCCGCGACCTCGGACACCGCCCCTGTCCCCACCAGGACGGGAAAGGCGGCCACTCCCCCGTCGGCGACCCGCGTGACCCCCGCGGTGACGGCCCCCACGACCTACACGGTGCAGTCCGGCGACACCGTGTCGGCGATCGCCGAGCGCTTCGGGCTGCCGACCGCGGATGTCCTGGCGTGGAACGGTCTCGGATGGCGTTCGGTGATCTACCCCGGTCAGACCATCGCGCTCGCGCCGTCGACCACGGCCCCGACCCCGGCGCCGCAGACCGCAGCACCAGCCGCCTCGACCTCGCACACGGTCGTCGCCGGAGACACGGTCTTCGCGATCGCCCAGAAGCACGGCACGACCGTGGATGCGCTCCTGGCCGCGAACGGGCTCGACCGTCAGTCGATCATCTACCCGGGCCAGAGCCTCGCCATCGCCGATGCCGCACCCGCACCCGCACCCGCACCCGCACCCGCAGCATCCGAGACCGCGCCGTCGACCGCTCTCAACGCCCCGCAGGCGGAGAACGCGACGCTCATCATCCGCATCGGGCGCGAGCTCGGCGTCGCGGACCGCGGCATCATGATCGCGCTGGGAACCGCCATGGTGGAGTCCTGGTTGCGCAACCTCGACTGGGGTGACCGTGACTCGCTCGGCCTGTTCCAGCAGCGCCCGAGCACCGGCTGGGGCACGCCCGACCAGATCATGGACCGCGGCCACAGCATCCGTTCCTTCTTCCTCGGGGCGTCAAATCCCGACGGCACGACCACCCGGGGGCTTCTCGACGTCCCCGGCTGGGAGAGCATGTCCTTCGCGGATGCCGCGCAGGCAGTGCAGATCTCCGCACACCCGGAGCGTTACGCGGCGTGGGAGTCTGCGGCGCAGGAATGGATCGCACTCTACGGCTGA
- the pknB gene encoding Stk1 family PASTA domain-containing Ser/Thr kinase, with translation MTTNQQADPLIGRLVDGRYRVRARIARGGMATVYVATDLRLERRIALKVMHGHLSDDSVFQSRFIQEARAAARLADPHVVNVFDQGQDGELAYLVMEYLPGITLRELLREQKRLSVPQTISIMDAILSGLAAAHKAGIVHRDVKPENVLLAEDGRIKIGDFGLARATTANTATGQQLLGTIAYLAPELVTRGTADARSDIYALGIMLYEMLVGEQPYKGEQPMQIAFQHATESVPRPSVRNPGVPEQLDELVLWSTEKSPDDRPDDAQQMLDRLREVERQLGISPASTSKMTVPMRTHSDSGDLTKVMPATMVADEPADETAAQQPIDNATLLRRKTSKRRARGAFLLALVLLLAVLAGGVGWWFGSGPGSLVAVPAVAGLDYDQAAAALSEEGFVPVRAEESSVEIEPGLTIRTDPAEGERLDGGTEVTVFVSSGPAPRSIEALNGRTADDARAYLAELGLTVSDDDLLLYSGADVGIVINADVVPRGGGDAIACGEGCDAFEADSVNLVVSLGGLPDVVGMTASEAANALGEKQIDTNTIEEYNNDVDQGRVIRTGERDGGGNWRPGDTMTLVVSLGPQLFEVPSVAGMTRDEAAQALRDAGFEPTWNVLWTPFPNALTEVSGTDPSAGAMRRAGSEVTLLIRSSGL, from the coding sequence GTGACGACCAATCAGCAGGCCGACCCCCTCATCGGGCGGCTTGTCGACGGCCGGTACCGCGTACGTGCACGAATCGCACGCGGCGGCATGGCCACGGTCTACGTCGCCACGGATCTCCGACTCGAGCGACGCATCGCGCTGAAGGTCATGCACGGGCACCTCAGCGACGACTCGGTGTTCCAGAGCCGCTTCATCCAGGAGGCCCGCGCCGCCGCCCGCCTCGCCGATCCGCACGTCGTCAACGTGTTCGATCAGGGTCAGGACGGCGAACTGGCCTACCTGGTCATGGAGTACCTCCCGGGGATCACACTGCGCGAACTCCTGCGCGAGCAGAAGCGCCTGTCCGTCCCGCAGACGATCTCGATCATGGACGCGATCCTCTCCGGCCTCGCCGCCGCGCACAAAGCAGGGATCGTCCATCGCGACGTCAAGCCGGAGAACGTGCTGCTCGCCGAGGACGGACGCATCAAGATCGGTGACTTCGGCCTGGCCAGGGCCACCACGGCGAACACCGCCACCGGACAGCAGCTCCTCGGCACCATCGCCTATCTCGCCCCCGAACTGGTCACCCGTGGCACCGCCGATGCGCGCAGCGACATCTACGCGCTGGGCATCATGCTCTACGAGATGCTCGTCGGCGAGCAGCCCTACAAGGGCGAGCAGCCCATGCAGATCGCGTTCCAGCACGCGACCGAATCCGTGCCCCGTCCCAGCGTCCGCAATCCCGGTGTCCCGGAGCAGCTCGATGAGCTCGTGCTGTGGTCGACCGAGAAGTCGCCCGATGACCGACCCGACGACGCGCAGCAGATGCTCGACCGGCTGCGCGAGGTGGAGCGGCAGCTCGGCATCTCCCCCGCCTCGACGTCGAAGATGACGGTGCCCATGCGCACCCATTCGGACTCCGGAGACCTGACCAAGGTCATGCCGGCGACGATGGTCGCGGATGAGCCGGCCGATGAGACCGCCGCACAGCAGCCGATCGACAACGCCACCCTGCTGCGCAGGAAGACGTCGAAGCGACGGGCGCGCGGTGCGTTCCTGCTCGCTCTCGTCCTGCTGCTCGCCGTGCTGGCGGGCGGCGTCGGGTGGTGGTTCGGCTCAGGACCCGGTTCGCTGGTGGCCGTTCCCGCCGTCGCCGGGCTCGATTACGATCAGGCCGCTGCCGCACTGTCGGAAGAGGGCTTCGTGCCCGTGCGCGCGGAAGAGAGCTCCGTGGAGATCGAGCCTGGGCTCACGATCCGTACCGACCCCGCGGAGGGGGAACGACTCGACGGCGGTACCGAGGTGACCGTGTTCGTCTCCAGCGGCCCTGCGCCACGCAGCATCGAGGCACTCAACGGCAGGACCGCTGACGATGCACGCGCCTATCTCGCCGAGCTCGGCCTCACGGTGTCCGACGACGACCTGTTGCTGTACTCGGGCGCGGACGTCGGCATCGTCATCAATGCCGACGTCGTCCCGCGCGGAGGCGGCGACGCCATCGCCTGCGGCGAGGGATGCGACGCGTTCGAGGCCGATTCGGTGAACCTCGTCGTCTCGCTCGGCGGTCTGCCCGATGTCGTCGGCATGACGGCGAGCGAAGCCGCCAACGCCCTCGGCGAGAAGCAGATCGACACGAACACCATCGAGGAGTACAACAACGACGTCGACCAGGGTCGGGTGATCCGGACCGGCGAGCGGGACGGCGGCGGCAACTGGCGCCCCGGGGACACCATGACCCTTGTCGTCTCGCTGGGGCCGCAGCTGTTCGAGGTGCCGTCGGTCGCCGGGATGACCCGCGACGAGGCGGCCCAGGCCCTGCGGGATGCCGGGTTCGAACCGACCTGGAACGTGCTCTGGACGCCGTTCCCGAACGCGCTCACCGAGGTGTCGGGCACCGACCCGTCCGCCGGCGCGATGCGCCGCGCCGGAAGCGAAGTGACCCTGCTCATCCGCAGCAGCGGCCTGTGA
- a CDS encoding DUF3040 domain-containing protein codes for MPLSEQEQRLLDEMERHLLHNDADIVSAPSGDRVISYRNLVYGAVLLLVGIGALVAGVAAGGQLGPIVSIIVGVIGFAAMLTGVILAATPTRRSGPPSPAKGATPRTPQSSSSFMDRMNDRWDRRQDGR; via the coding sequence ATGCCACTGTCCGAACAGGAGCAGCGTCTGCTCGATGAGATGGAACGCCATCTCCTCCACAACGACGCCGACATCGTCAGTGCGCCGTCAGGCGATCGCGTCATCAGCTATCGCAACCTCGTATACGGAGCCGTACTGCTGCTGGTCGGCATCGGTGCGCTCGTCGCAGGTGTCGCCGCCGGCGGTCAGCTCGGTCCGATCGTGAGCATCATCGTCGGCGTGATCGGTTTCGCCGCCATGCTCACCGGCGTGATCCTCGCCGCGACGCCGACCCGCCGCAGTGGTCCGCCCAGCCCGGCAAAGGGCGCGACGCCCCGAACGCCGCAGAGTTCCTCCTCCTTCATGGACCGCATGAACGATCGATGGGATCGCCGCCAAGACGGTCGCTGA